The sequence below is a genomic window from Sphingomonas jaspsi DSM 18422.
TCAAGTCCGGCGATTATTTCGCCGGCAAGAAGATCGCGCTGTTCGCCGTGCCGGGCGCCTACACCCCGACCTGTTCGGCCCGCCACCTGCCGAGCTACGTCGAAAAGGCGGGCGACCTCAAGGCCAAGGGCGTCGACGAAATCGTCGGCACCAGCGTCAACGACGCGTTCGTCATGGGTGCGTGGAACAAGGATCAGGGCAGCCAGGACATCACCATGCTGGCCGACGGCAACGGCGACTTTGCTGAAGCGCTGGGCCTGACCATGGACGGCAGCAAGTTTGGTATGGGCAAGCGCAGCCAGCGCTATTCGATGATCGTCAACGACGGCGTCGTCGAACAGCTCAACGTCGAAGCGCCGGGCGAATATGCCGCCTCCAGCGCCGAAACCATGCTGGGCCAGCTCTAAGCGTCAAAAAGATGTAAAGATGCGACGCACGGCGGGACCATTGCCGCCCGCCGTGCGTTACCCCTGCTGAACCCCCGTTTCAGTAAGGAGTAACCCCGATGGCTATCACCAAGACCACGCGTACCCCGCGCAAAACCACCACCGCCCGCAAGTCGACGTCGCGCAAGACGACGACGTCGACCGCCGCCACACAGACGCTCGCCACCAAGGCGACCAAGGCCGTCAAGGCGCGGCCGAAGACGACTGCGGCAGTCGCCACCGGCGCCCTCGCCGCCGTTGCCGCCGCCGGTGCAGCCTATTTCTTCACCAAGACCGAGACCGGCAAGAAGGCCGGCAAGGACATCAAGGCCAAGGCCAGCCGGATCAAGACCCGCGCCAAGGAAGGCGCTTCGGACCTCCGCGAAAAGGCCGGCGACGTCAGCGACAAGGTCAAGGACGGCCTGTCGGAAACCGGCCAGCGCATCAAGGACGCGGCGACCCGCGTCCGGACCCGCGACGGCGTCGCGGAAAAGTCGATGACCGAAATCGCCGAGGAGGCGCTGACGCTGAAGGAAACAGGTCGCAAGAGCCGCAAGCCGGTCGATCCGCTGATCGAGGACCAGGTCAAGGCCGGCGCAATCGCCTACTAAACCGCCAACCGGTCCTGACAAGAAAAAGGGAGCGAACCGCGAGGTCAGCTCCCTTTTGTCATGATGGCGGTGACGATTACCAGCCGCACTGCTTCCCTTCGTTCTGCTTCTTCAGCCACGCCTGTAGCGGGGCGAAATATTCGAGCATGGGCTTGCCCGAAATTTCGCGGCTGCCCGTGAACACCTGCAGCGCATCCGGCCACGGCTTCGACGCGCCCATCGCCAGCATCTGGTTAAGCCGCGCGCCGACTTCCTTGTTACCGTAGAAGCTGCAGCGATGCAGCGGGCCCTTCCACCCGGACATGTCGCAAGCGGCCTTGTAGAACTGGAACTGCAGAAGGCGGGCGAGGAAGTAGCGGGCGTAGGGCGTGTTGCCCGGGATATGGTATTTAGCGCCCGGATCGAAGTCCGCTTCGCTGCGCGCGACCGGCGGCGTGATACCCTGATACTGCTTCTTCAGGTCGACCCACGCGGACTCGTAGGTGGCCGGCGTGATCGACCCGTCGAACACGCCCCAGCGCCATTTGTCGACCATTAGCCCGAACGGCAGGAACGCAACCTTGTCCATCGCCTGACGCAGCAACAGTCCGGTGTCCTTGTCCGCGCTCGGAACCTTATTGGCGTCGAGCAGGCCGATCTGGACCAGGTACTGTGGCGTGATCGACAGCGCGATGAAATCGCCGATCGCTTCGTGGAAGCCATCGTTAGCGCCGTTGAGGTAGAGATAGGGCTGCTGGTTGTACGCGCGCTGGTAATAATTGTGACCCAGCTCGTGGTGGATGGTCACGAAGTCGTCGCTGTTGACCTTGGTGCACATCTTGATGCGCAGGTCGTTCTTGTTATCGACGTCCCAGGCCGAGGCGTGGCAAATGACTTCGCGGTCGCGCGGACGCGTGATCTGGCTGCGCTGCCAGAAACTCTCAGGAAGCGGCGCAAGGCCGAGCGACGTGTAAAAGCCCTCGCCCGCCTTCACCATCTTGACCGGGTCGTAGCCCTTTTTCGCCAGCAGCTCGCCCGTGTCGAAGCCGAGATCGCCGGAGCCCTTGGGCGCGACGATGTCGTAGATGTTGCCCCATTCCTGCGCCCACATATTGCCCAGCAGGTCGGCGCGGATCGGCCCGTTCGCCGGCTGGACGGCATTGCCGTACTTCTGGTTCAGCTTGGTCCGGGTGTAGCAGTGCAAATCCTTGTAAAGCGGCTCCACCTCGCTCCACAGCCGGTCGTACATCGCCGAAAACTGTTCGGGCGTCATGTCATACTGGCTGCGCCACATCGCACCGGTGTCGGGATAGCCGAGCTCCTTGGCGCCCGCATTGGCGATCTGGACCATGCGAGCATAGTCGGCCTTCATCGGACGTCCGACATTTTCGTGCCACGTCTTCCACATCTCGGCCAGCTCGGCCGGATTGCGGTTGGTGCCCATCGCGGCTTCGACATCGTCGCCGGTCAGCACCTTGCCATGCAGCGAGGCGCGGCCCTTGCCGTAGGTCGAATTGAGCTTGGTCGCGATGTCGTTGAGTTCGGCCGCCGCACCCGGCGTGGTCGGCGCGGCGAGGACCAGTGCGCCGCGCAAGATGTTGAGCTTGCGGGCCGTATCGAAATCGAGGCCCGGGATATTGGCATATTTGGCGGCTTCGCTGGCGTATTTGACACCCTTTTCGGTCCCGATCGTGCCGAAATAGGCGGCCAGGGCGTCCGTATCGTCGGTGATGTAGGTGCTGTTCACCCACTGCGCCTGCTGGCTGATGTTCGACAGAGCGAGCAGGTCGGCCTCTGCATCGGCAACGAACTTGCGCGCGTCGGCGACGGTCGGCTGCGCCGACGCCGGTGCCTGGATTTCCTCATTCTGCGCCGACGGAAGCGGCCCGACTTCCCGGTTTTGCGGGGTCGTGGCGCAGCTGGCCAGCGCGAGCGCGGCGAACGAGACGGATACAGCGAATTTCTTCAAGGCGGCGGCTCCCTGTCCTGACTTGTTTTTGTTGGGGGCGAGGAGTGAGACGAATGTTCCGCAACGTCAAGGCGTTGTCCCGCCTTCCGTCGAAAAGCTCAGGCCGACAGGAAGTCGGCGATCGCGCGGCCGAATTCCGCCTTGGTTACACTCGACATATGGGTCCCCGGCACCGGCGCGTAGGTTGCGTTCGGCAGCGCCTCCGCCAGCCTGGTCGCCGACCCATTGTCCTCGTCTTCGGTCCCGCACACCACCAGCGTCGGCATGGTGAACGCAGCGAGCCATTCCGGATGGGCATTTTCGAACGCGGCGAGTAGGTACCCGGCAGCAACCCGGTCGATCTTCATCGTCTTCATGAACTGAACGGTGAACCACCAGGGATCGCCGCGCGTCGAGGTGTCGAAGTTGGCAAGCGTATCGAGGAAAAAGTCCTTGCGGTGGATCCAGCCGAGCAGGCCTTCCAGTCCCGCCCCGCCAAGGAACGCGCGCCGTGGCCGCAGCCCCTCACCCACCGCCTGCACCGTCGTGCGCGCACCGAGCGAAAAGCCGCCAAGGTCGAAATCGGTGAGGCCAAGATGCGCAACCAGTTCGCGCAGGTCGCGGGCCAGCACGCCCTTGGGGTAATGGGCTGCTTCATGCGGTTTGCCGCTGAGGCCGTGGGCGCGCAGGTCGGGCATGATCACCCGGAAGCCGCGCGAAGCGATTTCCGCCGCCGCGCCGAACTTCACCCAGTTTACGTTGCTGTCGGAAAACAGGCCGTGGACGAGAATGACCGGCCGTCCCTCACCCACCTGCCGATAGGCCAGATCGATACCGTCCGATGCTGTCCAGTGGTGAACGTCCACGCTCATTGTTGCGGCGTGACCCCGGCCTCGGCCCAACGGTCGACCAGCCGCTGATATTCGTCGGACCGGTGACGTGGCAGGTCGGTGGTGTCTAGCCAAGGCTCGTTGACGCTCTCGGCCGCGAAATGGCTGCTCGGCTTGTAGGGGTAAGGATCGTCGAAGCTGCCGACCGTCAGGTCCATCTTCGTCGTATCCTTGTCGTAGCGGAAGCCTAGCGAGGTGCCGCATTCGCGGCAATAGGGCCGCTGAGCGATCGGGCTGGACCGGTACCAGTCGGGCTCGGTCGCCCAGCGCACATCGGACTGTTCGAAACCCTTCAGTGCCAGGCTCACGTTCCCGCTGGCGCGCTGGCACATGCGGCAATGGCACAGGTAGGCGTCGTCGTCGCGGACCACTGCCTCATAACGGATACGGCCGCACGCGCAGCCGCCACCGATCGTCTCTTCCACGTGCCTCTCCTTATGCGGCCTTCTGGAGGTGCCTCCGCCCGAGCAATTCCGCGATCTGGACCGCGTTGAGCGCGGCGCCCTTGCGCAGGTTGTCGCTGACGCACCACAGGTTGAGGCCGTTGTCGACCGTCGGGTCGTCGCGCACGCGGCTGACGAAGGTGGCATAATCGCCAACGCATTCGACCGGCGTGACATATCCGCCGTCCTCGCGCTTATCGACCAGCATCACGCCCGGCGCCTCGCGCAGGATCTTCTGCGCGTCCTCGGCCGACAACTCGCGCTCGAACTCGATGTTGATGCTTTCGCTATGACCGACGAACACCGGGACGCGGACGCAGGTTGCGGTGACCTTGATCTTGGGATCGAGGATCTTCTTGGTCTCGACCACCATCTTCCATTCTTCCTTGGTCGATCCGTCTTCCAGGAAGCTGTCGATATGCGGGATGACGTTGAAGGCGATCTGCTTGGTGAACTTCACCGGTTCGTTGGCGTCGCCGACGAAGATGTTGCGGCTCTGTTCGAACAACTCGTCCATGCCGGCCTTCCCCGCGCCCGACACCGACTGGTAGGTCGATACGACAACGCGCTTGATGCCCGCCGCCTCGTGCAGCGGCTTTAGCGCAACGACCATCTGCGCGGTCGAGCAGTTGGGGTTGGCGATGATGTTCTTGGCCTTGTAGCCGTCGATCGCGTGCGGGTTCACTTCGGGCACGATCAGCGGCACGTCCGGGTCCATCCGGAAAAGCGAGCTGTTGTCGATGACGGTGCAGCCCTGCCCGGCCGCGATCGGCACATATTTGCGCGAAATTTCGGAGCCCGCCGCGAACAACGCGATGTCGTATCCGGTGAAGTCGAAATGTTCGAGGTTCTTGACCTTCAGCGTATCGCCGCTGTCGCCGAAATCGATGAGGTCGCCGGTCGAGCGCGGGCTGGCCACCGCA
It includes:
- a CDS encoding peroxiredoxin; translation: MTIKVGDRIPDVQLTLATPEGPVPVKSGDYFAGKKIALFAVPGAYTPTCSARHLPSYVEKAGDLKAKGVDEIVGTSVNDAFVMGAWNKDQGSQDITMLADGNGDFAEALGLTMDGSKFGMGKRSQRYSMIVNDGVVEQLNVEAPGEYAASSAETMLGQL
- a CDS encoding M2 family metallopeptidase — protein: MKKFAVSVSFAALALASCATTPQNREVGPLPSAQNEEIQAPASAQPTVADARKFVADAEADLLALSNISQQAQWVNSTYITDDTDALAAYFGTIGTEKGVKYASEAAKYANIPGLDFDTARKLNILRGALVLAAPTTPGAAAELNDIATKLNSTYGKGRASLHGKVLTGDDVEAAMGTNRNPAELAEMWKTWHENVGRPMKADYARMVQIANAGAKELGYPDTGAMWRSQYDMTPEQFSAMYDRLWSEVEPLYKDLHCYTRTKLNQKYGNAVQPANGPIRADLLGNMWAQEWGNIYDIVAPKGSGDLGFDTGELLAKKGYDPVKMVKAGEGFYTSLGLAPLPESFWQRSQITRPRDREVICHASAWDVDNKNDLRIKMCTKVNSDDFVTIHHELGHNYYQRAYNQQPYLYLNGANDGFHEAIGDFIALSITPQYLVQIGLLDANKVPSADKDTGLLLRQAMDKVAFLPFGLMVDKWRWGVFDGSITPATYESAWVDLKKQYQGITPPVARSEADFDPGAKYHIPGNTPYARYFLARLLQFQFYKAACDMSGWKGPLHRCSFYGNKEVGARLNQMLAMGASKPWPDALQVFTGSREISGKPMLEYFAPLQAWLKKQNEGKQCGW
- a CDS encoding alpha/beta fold hydrolase, which encodes MSVDVHHWTASDGIDLAYRQVGEGRPVILVHGLFSDSNVNWVKFGAAAEIASRGFRVIMPDLRAHGLSGKPHEAAHYPKGVLARDLRELVAHLGLTDFDLGGFSLGARTTVQAVGEGLRPRRAFLGGAGLEGLLGWIHRKDFFLDTLANFDTSTRGDPWWFTVQFMKTMKIDRVAAGYLLAAFENAHPEWLAAFTMPTLVVCGTEDEDNGSATRLAEALPNATYAPVPGTHMSSVTKAEFGRAIADFLSA
- a CDS encoding GFA family protein; this encodes MEETIGGGCACGRIRYEAVVRDDDAYLCHCRMCQRASGNVSLALKGFEQSDVRWATEPDWYRSSPIAQRPYCRECGTSLGFRYDKDTTKMDLTVGSFDDPYPYKPSSHFAAESVNEPWLDTTDLPRHRSDEYQRLVDRWAEAGVTPQQ
- a CDS encoding aspartate-semialdehyde dehydrogenase — protein: MSGYRVAVVGATGNVGRELLNILVERQFPYAEVAAVASPRSTGDLIDFGDSGDTLKVKNLEHFDFTGYDIALFAAGSEISRKYVPIAAGQGCTVIDNSSLFRMDPDVPLIVPEVNPHAIDGYKAKNIIANPNCSTAQMVVALKPLHEAAGIKRVVVSTYQSVSGAGKAGMDELFEQSRNIFVGDANEPVKFTKQIAFNVIPHIDSFLEDGSTKEEWKMVVETKKILDPKIKVTATCVRVPVFVGHSESINIEFERELSAEDAQKILREAPGVMLVDKREDGGYVTPVECVGDYATFVSRVRDDPTVDNGLNLWCVSDNLRKGAALNAVQIAELLGRRHLQKAA